CTGATTCCTTAGGATCTGGATTGATTAAGATGACCTAATTATGTGTATATATGTCTGATTTAACATTTTGCAAGGTCATGGTGGACCCAGATGCACCAAGCCCGAGTAACCCTACTAAAAGAGAGAACCTTCACTGGTAAGTTCTTTGTAGCTTTTGTCCATGCGGCCCAGTGTAGTCCACTGACCCTTTCCCCTTGTTCACTTTATATGCATGCCATGCGTGGCATGCTGCTCTTGTTGTTGATTACATGAGTATAATATTATCACCTTGATGTCGTACTGATGGGTAGTTCTCAATGTCCGGCATAGGTTGGTGACAGACATTCCAGAGACAACTGATGCCAGCTTTGGTAAGTGATTGGACTCTCACtggttgcattgcctgaatgtAGCCTGTGATTTATGCTCCAGTTAATTATTTCATTTTCGGCAACAGCAAATATAAAGTGCCTTTCAGGTTTTCATTACCAGCCaaattaaatataatcatttacTGTACCATGAAAAAGGGAATATAATTAACTCTTGATTGGACTTATACTTGAGAGTATAAGTAAAAGCTCGGAAACCATTTTATTGGCGCACATTAGATGCTCACTAGATTTGTAGTTCGCAAgcattattaataaatttatcaGTATATCTTCTCCGATCCACATTCATTTTTGCTAAAGAACTTTTTACTTGTATACATTTCGATCTACATATATATCATTAAAAAATGACTGCATAATAAAACTAACCATTTTTATTACTGAAAAAATGTAAACCCGATTGCATGTTTCTGGTTGCATGTCGTggcaaaataaaactccacatTATTAAAAGATCGGAAGCATACGCTGCTAACTATGTAAATATTTCCATCTAACAAAGTTCATATTGTATGTACTAGGCAACGAAATAGTTCCCTATGAGAGCCCACGTCCTACTGCCGGAATCCATCGCTTTGTGTTCATCCTGTTCAGGCAGTCAGTCAGGCAGACCACCTATGCGCCAGGGTGGCGATCAAACTTCAACACCAGGGACTTTGCAGCTATCTACAACCTCGGCTCCCCTGTCGCTGCAGTTTACTTCAACTGCCAGAGAGAGAACGGATGTGGTGGAAGAAGGTACATAAGGTGATATCCAAAGTTGTGTCAAATAAATCTAAATTAGCTGTGTGCTTGCTTCTCTGAACGCAGAGAAGCATAATAGCAACTGGGGCGGTATAAGTACTTCCTTGCTAAATGAAGAATATATGTTGTGTGTTTGTACGTAGTGGGTGAGCATTGCAACGACAATGCATGCTCACAACAATCATAAGAACTGTCATAAGTTCACTACAGATTGTAGCTCCGATGTAATGTAACCCAGACTTGCCCTAGCATTCTCAATCACAAAAAGTGTAGCTGTGGCaataatgttcaattattgGGAAAATGGACATGGTTTGAGATACCCATTTCTGTGATACATGTAAGTTGTGGTACGTGTTGAACGTGTATCAAATTAATCGTTACACAAAAACGACAGATTCAACTTTACTTGTGGATCGGAGAAATATTCTTACTCAGTGTGTTCTGTAAAGTGTTATGCTATAAGATGAAACCAGCATGCAGCATGCTTATCCCACTAGTGGAAATCGTAGCTGCGGTGAGGAATGGCTTTCATCACAGTGAAGGCAACACTACTACACAATGCAAAGCATTTGTAGCGGTGATCAAAATGAGATTTTTAGAAATGGAGGCTCGTTGCTATTTTTCGCAGCTATAAATAACATTTGCATGCACACATAACAAATCCACCCTAAAGatctatttgtaggggcgggttatGCCCTCAACCGTCCCTGGAAATCCATTTATAGGGCTGGGTCATGCCCTAACCAGTCCCTAGAAATCAATTTGTAGGGACAGATGGGCACACAAGCCATCCCTAGGAGcagatttttaggggcgggtcacgcCACCACCCGCTCCTTCAGATCGAGTAAAAAATTGAAAAAGAAAATCCCGGCCACGCCGCCACGCGATCCACCCATCGGCACCGTGGCTCCACGCTGCAGCCTCCACCGGAAGCCCCCAACAGAGCAGATCAGCTGCAGGTTGTTTGCCCCATGCAGCCACAGcctcgcgccgctgccgctgctctgGGCCGCCGTTGTTACACGCCATCGAGTGCCTGTGGCCACTGCTCCGTGCAATGTCGTTGCTCCACGCGTCATCCCTGCTCCATAAGCCACTGCTACGGGCACGCACCATCGTCAGGCCCCGTGGCGACGGGCAGCTACTCTGCGTGCCGCCGTGGCGCGGGCTCGTGCCACTGTGGAGCCCCGCGGCCACCGGCCGCTGCAACCAATGCGCGTCACCGCTACGGACACCGCCGCTCCGTGCATCACCATCGAGCCACTGTCGCCAAGGGCTGCTTCTGCACCGCCGTCGAacctcgctcccacgccaccATTACTCTacggccccgcgcgccgccgggcaTGTGGTCCCGCCCCACCATGCGCACGGCCACGCACTGCTATTGCTCCCACgtcgagccaccgccgccgctcccaacgtgagagagagagagagagagaaagagagatgagGAAGAGATAAGGCAGTGTGAAGGTGAGGCGAAGGGAAAAAAGATAAGGTAGACAGAGAGCGGGGACGAGATAGACAAAGAGAGGCGGGGAAGAGATGGTGCGGTGGGCCGGCGATCCTTGTCCAGCTAATAGCATCGCGTGTTTGTCAAGCATACGGATTCAACCACCATGTGcacaccacatattggtcgcctatattattttttagaggtccccacccgcccctacaaatgattatatttttattttgagaTTTGTTTAAATGATAATATATAGCAGAATATATTGAAAAAAGTAAAATTTTTGTCATATGCCTATTGTGACATGTAGAATTTaagaaaaaatatcaaaatcagATTTCATCAAATATAATGGATAAGAGTGTGAAATCATAATGTGTAACTCACTCACTCTACTGTATTATAAAACTCAAGGCTAACTTTGTGGTTTCCACACTCATAATCACTTTATACTATGAAATGtgcttttaatattttttctatttctatataTCACTATAGGCTTATGGTAAAACTTTTACTTTTATGTGTTTTGCTAATTTCTGAAATAAATTTGAAAACCATTTTTATGAGTGGGTGAGGGGGtgacccacccctacaaatgatatttttaggggcgggttacCCCCGCACCAGCTtctaaaaatgtttttttattCTGAATTTTTGTTTAAATAAAAGCATATAGCAAAACATATACAAAAAaggtgaaatttttaccatatgCCTACTGTGATATgtagaaattttaaaaaatatcaaaTATATATTTCAGCATATGTAATAACTAAGAGTATAAAGCCATAATGTATAACTCACTCACTCTACTCTCTCACACAATTCAAGACTTATTTTGTGCTTTTCACACTCATAATCATTATACACATTGAAATATGcttttgatattttttattgTTCTATAGATCAAAATACGCCTACGATACAAATTTCACTTTTTTATatgttttgttattttttttaattaaatgGATTTCtgaaatatatttaaaaattatttgtagTGGCCCGCGGAGCGTCTGCCCCACCTAGGTGGACCGTCTGCATGTTCAGACATCCAAACCTTCTACAATGAAATACGGCCGTCCGAACCTTCTACAGTCAAGTTCAGACGTCCAGATCCGTGAATAGTCCGCCTCCTTTTGCTGGATCGTCTGCTGTGCCGTCTGTGATGCTATTTTATTTGAAGTAAATAATTTCAGGAAATAAATTGAAAATCATTTGTAGAGACGGCTGAGGGGGTGACCCGTCCCCACAAATcgtatttttaggggtgggtcaccccctcacccgcccctaaaaatagaaCCATTTTTAGAGGCTggggggtgacccgcccctagaaatgcattTCCAGGGATAGGTcgattgctacagtaacttcgCTCCACTAGTAGCAACGCATCAAATTTTGAACCGCCCCTAAAATATTTGGGGCGTTCCTACAAATTGTTTTTGTATCTTGTgcttagagtagggagaggggtagaggtactcaggaggggcgccgatcTTCGGCGgtcttctccaatttgtacctctatgagagtgagggagtagttcgggagacgTGCTGGGGTGTCAGCACTCcgctcccagcttgtacctttACGGATGCTAGTACAttcttgctgctgctagtgAGTCCTTGATTCGCTGCGAGGAGCCAATTAAATCATCAATCCAATTTGGTTCTATCTctaataatatttttgggaACAATGTGGTGATGACAAGAGGCACTCTTGCTGCAAAGAAGATCCCCGACATCAGTGCTCAACTGAATGAGCCATCAGAACATGATAAAACCATAAAAGGGAATTCTTCTATTATTATTCATTGTTTGGGTGAATCATGTGATGCTAGTAAATCCCCTATACAGTTTGGCTCTCTTTCTAATTTTGTGGGACACCACAGCAAGAAAGATGAAAATATAATATCTACAAGGATGAAGAAGCCAGTTGAGATCATGCCAAAGCCGAGGACGGCTTTGTTTCAAGGGGGagaggatgatgagcacatagctcctcaaattattcagcTTGGGTCATTTATATTTGATTAAAATAAAACTATTATGATGAAAGAGGGGGTTCTAGCTAATACTGCAACTTTAGAGACAAGCTTATTTTTCAAGGGAATAATTTGCACAAGGgagaaaagaagcaagaaatACA
The genomic region above belongs to Panicum virgatum strain AP13 chromosome 8N, P.virgatum_v5, whole genome shotgun sequence and contains:
- the LOC120685877 gene encoding protein FLOWERING LOCUS T-like, whose amino-acid sequence is MFNMSRDPLVVGHVVGDIVDPFITTASLRVFYNNKEMTNGSELKPSQVMSEPRVHISGRDMRTLYTLVMVDPDAPSPSNPTKRENLHWLVTDIPETTDASFGNEIVPYESPRPTAGIHRFVFILFRQSVRQTTYAPGWRSNFNTRDFAAIYNLGSPVAAVYFNCQRENGCGGRRYIR